The window ACTTCATCAATTAGTGGTTTTCTTTTGCCATCTAAAAGGTATGTCAATTTCTCTGTGGCAAATGCTGTTTGGGTTTCATAGGATGTAGAGATATTGGAATGAATAGACTTAAAAGTCAAGGCTGCAGATTTACCGATGATTCCCAGTTGATTTTCCAGCTTTCCCAGTTCAATTTCCGCTTTTTCAACAGGAAAAGTTTCTGCGAAAATGGGGGCATTCTTTTTTAAAATATCCACACCGATACTTGAAAGGTGAGGGTACGATTTTTCCTCAGCAATTGCCGATTTAATGGTTTGCCACCACATCTCCAACTCCTCTCTAGATGGTGGAGATTCAGGGTCGAGTTTATTGGTAAGGTATTCTCTATCTTCTTTGCTCAACCAATCAACTTTATTAAAAAAAGACTGAAAAGCCTTGTGTTCATTGTTTGTAATATTGGCATCTGACCACACCTTATACAAGGTGGGGAGGAGAACAAGACTTCCATGGGTTGGTTGAGAAAGTTTCTTTTCCATGCTAAATTTGGGTTTAAGATTTAATACTAATAAGATAAGAAATTATTGCTATGCATATCAATAATCCGACCAAAAAAACGAATTGCCGGGAATTAAAATGGAAACCCAACAAGAGTCATGATACCAAATCTAGTCACCTTTTCATGGGACTTCCTTAAAGAAAATAAGAAGGTCGAAAAATAAACTATCAACCAGAGTCGATGAGAATACTTGTCTTATTAGTGGGCTATATTTTTTAGAAAGTATAAGACTACTTTAAAAAACCTTAACCAACTTTTAATGATTAAAGTGGTACCTAGAAGTAAAAATATTTAGCCTTAATCAATTGATTTTATCCCATTCTTTAATATTTTTTATATCTAGACTATTTGAATCAAAAGTAGGATCCAGTCCTTTTTTCCTTTGATCTACATAGTCTTTGAGGGCAGCCATTGCAGGTTTTCGAAGCAATATAATAGCTATCATATTGAGCCAAGCCATAATCCCAACGCCAATGTCACCTAAAGTCCAAGCCAACTCAGCAGTTCTCACAGTTCCATAAAAGGTTGCTATTAAGAGTAAAGCTCTTAGTGCAAATAAAGGCCAATCGCGGTGCTGATCCTTTTGAAGAAAACTTAAGTTAGTCTCTGCGATATAATAATAAGCCATGATGGTAGTAAAGGCAAAGAAAGCCAGAGAAATGGCAATAAAACCTGCCCCCAAGTTAGGGAAATGCTCGCTGATAGCGTATTGGGTAAATTCCGGGCCGTAGGTAACGCCCGGGAGATTTTCTACTAAAAATCCCCCTTCTGGATTGATTACATTATATTGACCTGTAAAGAGGATCATAAAGGCAGTGGCAGTACAAATGAAAAGAGTATCTACATACACAGAAAATGCTTGCACTAACCCTTGTTTAACAGGGTGACTTACTTCAGCCGCAGCTGCAGCATGAGGAGCTGTTCCTTGTCCTGCTTCATTGCTGTAAATTCCTCTTTTGATACCCCATGAGATTGCCATGCCAAATATACCACCAAATGTAGCTTCAGCGTTGAATGCAGATGTTATGATCAATTTAATTACGCCAGGGATTTCTGTGAAGTTCATGGCCATTATAATTATGGCCATTATTATATAGGCCGCAGCCATAAAAGGAACCACTATTTGTGCTACCTTTCCTATACGTTTAACACCTCCAAAAATGATTAGTGCAAGAAAACCACAAATTACCAAACCTGTGATCCATACAGGTACATTAAAAGCATTTTCTACACTTATGGCAATACTATTACTTTGAACACCAGGCAAAAAGAAAGCCGTGCTAAGAATGGTGGCAAAAGCAAATAAAACTGCATACCACCTGATTCCCAAACCTTTTTCTATATAAAATGCAGGCCCCCCACGGTACTGACCATCTTTAACCTCCTTAAACATCTGTCCTAGGGTGGCTTCTATAAAGGCAGAAGCACTTCCTAAAAAAGCAATGATCCACATCCAGAAAATGGCTCCCGGGCCTCCCATAGCTATGGCAGTTGCTACACCTGCAATATTTCCTGTTCCCACTCTACCGGAAATGGCGATAGCAAAGGCCTGAAAGGAGGTAACCCCCTTATCAGAAGATTCTCCACCAAACAGTAATTTGATCATTTCCTTGAAATATCGGATTTGAAGAAATTTTGTAACAAATGAAAAATATATTCCGACACCCAGGCAAAGTACAATTAAAGCATTACTCCAAATGATGTTGTTAAGGGCGTGTATTATAGACTCCATATTGATTGTTTGGCTTAAAAGAATATTTGTTACACAAAGAAAACCTAAATTAGGTGTAATAATAATTTTGAAGGTAAAAAATTGATCACCAATGATGAATTTACTATAAATATATCGTTTTGAATGCTTTTAAAACGATGTAGGGGCTGCACTACTGCTTAATTCTTGCAAAATAAGCATGTTTTATAATCTGCCCGCTTGTAGGTAGTTCTTGAATTCTGGAATGGAATTACTTGATTAAAATTACCCATTGTTCATTATCCAGTGTAGGTATACTTCATTACAAAATATCCCCTTTCCTTATAGTAGAGGACTAATTCATAATAAAAGGGCAGCCACTCTATTTATGGAATGATATGGTAGGGATCCATCAGGGTGCTGTTTGGGAGAAATGGAACCTATTCTTACTATGAGTGAAATTAAAATAAAAAAAGGCCCATAATAGATAACTAAGTTCGGAGTGTTATAGCTGGGCAAGTGAATATTTTAGGAGCAACTTATTTGATCCTCGCTAAATCCCTATTAAAAATCATTACCTTTGTCGCAATTTGTAGTCAATTACAAACCATACGGAAATACTAAATATGAAAGAATTAGGAGTAATCAGTACCTTACCGATCAATAGATTTACGGACAATGGTGCTTATCTTGCTTTAAGTGATGGAAACGAACTATTGATTCCTAAACGATACCTTAGCGGAGAAGAGAAAGAAGGAGACTTAAAGGAAGTATTTATATATACTGATAGTGAAGATAGACCTGTTGCCGTTACAGACAAACCATTGGCATTGTTGGATCAATTTGCCGTAATGGAGGTAAAAGATGTTACAAGTATTGGTGCTTTTCTAGATTGGGGATTAGAGAAAGATTTATTTCTCCCAAACTCTGAAATGCGCCAGCCTGTATCTCCTGGGGATAAGGTTTTGGTGGTAGTTTGTGTAGATCATCGAACTTCTCGTTTGATTGCCGTAAGTAAATATGAGGATTTTATTCTTTCCGATACGAGTGGATTTAAAGTTGGGGAGGAAGTGAGTGCTTTAATTTTTGATCTATCCGATTTAGGCTATAAGGTTCTTGTCAATGGTTTTTATGAGGGATTGATTTATGCCAATGAAGTTTTTAAGCCTCTAGAAGTAGGGGATACGGTTAGGGCATTTATCAAAAAGATCAGAGAGGACAATAAAATCGATTTGATCATTACTCCAATAGGACGTCAGAAGTTTGACGAAGGTGCTGACCATATTTATGATAAACTTAAGGAAGATGGTTTTATCCCATTGACTGACAAATCTTCCCCTGAAGAAATTAAGGAAGCTTTTGGGATGAGTAAGAAGCATTTCAAGCAATGTATCGGTCAATTGTACCGAAAGAAAATGATTGTGATTAAGGAAGACGGCATTTATAAGGTTTGAGGCCTCTCCTAAAGGTTTTTTTTTAATTATATTATTGATTAAAGGATTTGAAAGAAAATCTGCTATTTTTGCCCTATTCATGTATTTTGTTGGTCAGCGTGAGGTTTGCTGTTACTGATCGTTGATCAAAAGCTTGACTTAGCGGTATTTACATCTTGAAATTTGATTTGAGTATAGAATGGATAACAAAACTGAAGTTTTTTTAGGTATAGATGTGGGGGGAACCCACGTAAAAATAGGTCTCGTTGACACCAAGGGCCAAATCATTGAATTTGGCAAAGAAGATACAGGCTTGTTAAGGAAAAGTGCACAAGGATTTAACAAGGCCTTTGTAGAAGTGGTAGGGAAATACCTGGAGAAAAACCCCGAAGTAAAACATGTGGGTATTGGGCTACCCGGCCTTGTAAGTAAAGATAGGACGACGACCCTGGAAATTCCTGCGATTTCTGAATTGAACGGGTTCAATCTTAAGGAGGCACTTTTAGAAAATTATCCCGATATCATTTTCCACTTAGAGAATGATGCAAGTGCAGCAGCCCTGGGAGAATTTCATTTTGGTAAAGGAAATACTTCAGACGATTACCTATTCATTACTTTGGGTACAGGTATTGGCAGTGCTTTGATCCTTGATAGAAAAGTGTTTAAAGGAGTAAGAGGTAATGCCATGGAGGTAGGACACATGCTATCCCGAGGAAATAGCAGGTTAGAGCCATTGATCGGCAGAAATGGAATATTGAATATGGCCAAAAAAATGATGGAGGAATTTCCTGATGAAATTGGTGAGATGGAAGGCCAAGAGCTTGGTATTCACCTATTGGTTGCTTCTGCGAAAAACAATAATGGTATTGCATTAAGAACTTTTGCTGAACTGGGAGCAATTTTAGGAGAAGCACTTGTTTCTACGATACGAATACTTGATGTTACTGAGATTTATTTTGGTGGTGGTATATCTGCAGCCCTGCCTTTTATCAAGCCCCAGTTGGAGAAAACAATTCGTCAATATTTAAGTGCTTACTACCTTACAGATTTGACCTTGTCTAAAGCCACACTAGAAAACGATGCAGGCACACTTGGTGCAGCTGCATTGTGTTTTATGGATTAAGCGTTGTAACGGTTACTTCACTAACCTTATTAATAGCATTGAGTCGAAAAAGAACCTTTAACGGTTCTTTTTCTGTTTTCTGTTCACAACGATCAGAAGGTTCTAAAAAATAAATAAAGAAACTTTGACTTTTGTCTACAAGTTCTACCCTGTCCGGTCGTCCAAAGGTGATGATAATTTCCTGGTTGTTTTTGGCTAAAAAAGTATTTTTTAATTTCTTAATCTCCTCTAAATCCTGTATGCGTAAGCCAAGACATCCGTTTCTGTCTTTCTTCCAATTTTCTATATTTATATCACCTGTTTCTAATTTTCCTGAACATGCATTTACAGAAACTAGCAAGAGGAAAAGACAAAGGTATTGGAACAGCGTTTTGAAATTCATGAGTAAAACAATAATGGTAACAAATGTTACCACAAAGCTAGTGGGAAAGTTTGGTTGCTTTATAAGGAATTAAAAAAAAACACTGTTTTTATTAATTTAAAGTAAAGGGTTGAAATGCAGTCAAAGTATGATTTTTCCCTTGATAGGTCATGATAACATCTTGATCTGTTTCCACCTGATCAATAGAATTATCGTTTAATTGTAACATAAAGCGGCATTTTTTGCTGAAAACCACATCCGATTCTCCATCTGCATCCAAGTCCATGGCATCACCTTCTCCTCCTGCAATATTGATTCCACGGTAAAGATTTCCTTTTATCTCAGCAAGGGGAGTGGTGAATCCATTCGCCGTCCATTTGAAATTTTCATGCATTTTTGAACTACTCATGTCACTGGAAGTTTTTGGATATACCATCAGGTCGATTGATTCTTCTTCACTTTCAAACCTGATAGGTTTTAACCAACCATAGGTACTTTGAATAGAAGGAGCGTCTGATACTATTTTTATATCTTTATTTAAACCTATAAAAGATTGTTGATCACCATTTTTAGAATATCCCGTTTGAGCAATATTATTTGATATTGATGTGATTAGCGGCCTGCCATCATTTTCCAGCAAAGGAACTGTTAATCCAAACTGATGACTTTGCGCATTTTTTAATCTTGTAACCAATAAATCCGGAGTTAATATAAATTCTTGGCTAAAGTATGGCCCCCCTCTTCCGGTTACGTAGGTGTAATGTATGGTAAACCTCACCAATAAAGGGTGTACAAACTTTATCTCCGCCTCTGCACGATAGGTGGAGGGTACATCTGCAATTCTTACCCAATGTCCTCTTTCCTTCCATTCCGGGCCAAAGCTAATTCCTGATTGAGGCCCATAGCTATCAACGTGTGTCCCGTTATCTGTTTTCATTTGATAAGTGGAGTTTTTTGAAATATCATGTTCTCCATCAGATGGCCCCAATCTACCATCCCATCCCTGCTTAACCATTCTTACGGTGCCCAAAGGTGTCCAACTCAAACCATATTTGGGTACCGAAGCTCCTCTGAGGTTGACCATAACTTGAAATCCACCGGCATTGGCAAAAAATGCTCCAAAGCTATCGTCTGTAGTGAAAGCATAACCACCAATCTCTGCAGGTGAAGGGAATTCAGGGATTTCATTTTTTCGACTGATCCATGCTTCTGCCAAATGTTGAACCAATGCACCGGTATAATTGCCCCACTGACTGGCGGGCTGATAGCCAATCCGATCTTTAGGGTCGAAATGGTTTTTGGTAATATAAAAAGAGCCCTTGAATGGACCTGAATCTCTCTGCCAGCGATAAATGCTCTTAAAAGCTAAATTAGCTGCTCTTCTGTATTGACCGGCCAGGTATTGGTCACCATTCTTCCAAGCATCTTCCGCCATCACATCAAAAGCCAATTGGTACAATACATCATTAAATATATGGTTGTCCGTTCTACCATTTGGTGGAGCCTGACCATCCGGAGATTGAGTATATAGACTAGTATAAGTGCCTTTTCTGATTGCCTTCCATATTTCAGGCGAAGATGGGCCATCGTACCCTTCTGTTGCTAATGCGATAAGGTTACCTCTACCCACTGCTTCCACTGCTAAAGATTGTGGATCACTGCTCCAATCTTGGTACATATTCCATTTGTCGTTGACAATTCTAATTTTTTGACTGTATTGGTTCCAAGCAGTTTCTATAAATTCAGTTGCGAAACTTTTGTCGCTTAGCTTATGGTTGACCCTGTTCCATTCTCCTTTCATGGCATAGGTTCTCCAATTGTTAATTCTGCCATCAAAATTTTGCATTACCACTTCTAATGGGGTTCGCATTCTTTCAGTCCAAGTTTTAAATTGATCCTGTGATACATGGTTTTTGTAGAATTGAAGGCTATTGGTTAGTGGACTAATAAAAAATTCCCCGTGCTCGTCAGGAATAGCTTTGCTTCCTTTAGAAAAAGCCAAGGTGCTATGTTCCATCGCTTTAATTCCCGCAGCCTTCAGATGCTTCCCTTTGCCTGCTTTCAATAAAACCCCTACTGCAAAGGCAAAATAAGGTGTAGAATATTGATGTTCTCTTTTGAGGTAGGGATCTATGATTGCCCCTGATGGGTTTTGGTTAATCGCCATTACCTCACAAGTTGCTTCAATCAACTCGAGAAAATCATTTTTATCCACCTTGGATTTATCCCAAGGTTTGACACTAAGATGAAAGGCTTGACCAAATTTTGCATCATTGGTATGGGTTTGAGAAAAGGTGTTGTTGATAATGAAAACAAAAAGATAAATTAACCAAAACCTTGGTTCCTTATAAGGGATAAAATAGTTAATTATTAATCTGGGTTTACCGTTTTTAATTGATGGTATAGAAGTCATTTTTTAAACTTTACTATAGATAAATCTAATTGGGCTCAATTATTCATAATGGTATATTTTATTTTGAATATAATCAATTTTGTCAAATTATGTTCTCTTTGAAGGGTGAATGTCTATAGATAGTACTTTTAAATTGGTAAAATATTCTATTGTATTTTGATTGATAATAAGGTTTAACAGATAAAAAATCCTTTTTTCTTTATAAGTATTAGTATTTATTCCTTGGTAGTCCAAACTCTAGTTCTTAGTTTTGCGTATAGAATGAACGTTCGATCTAAAGTTATGAAGAATATAAAAGAGTTCTCGGAAAAAGAGATAGCCATCTACGAAGGTGCGCTTGAACTTGTAGCTAAATATGGTTTTCATGGGACATCAATGAGTTTATTGACCAAGGAGGCTAAGGTTTCTACAGGAACGGTTTATCATTACTTCTCAAGCAAAGATGACTTAATGAAAAAAATGTATTGTTACTATCGTAGCAAAGTGGAAGCACATGTTTCAAGTCATTTGCAAGGGGAAAAAGAATACAAGCAGAGGTTTTATTCCAGATGGATGACATTGTACCTTTATTATACCCAACACCCTAAGGTTTTACAGTTTTTTGAACAGTTTATTAATTCTCCTTACAATCAGGAAAGGAGTCCACATCATTTTACCGGAGCCTATTTTACCTTTCTGAAGGAGGGAGTTGACAAAAAGTACCTCAAACCTGCCAAGCCTGAAA of the Cyclobacterium marinum DSM 745 genome contains:
- a CDS encoding TetR/AcrR family transcriptional regulator, whose product is MKNIKEFSEKEIAIYEGALELVAKYGFHGTSMSLLTKEAKVSTGTVYHYFSSKDDLMKKMYCYYRSKVEAHVSSHLQGEKEYKQRFYSRWMTLYLYYTQHPKVLQFFEQFINSPYNQERSPHHFTGAYFTFLKEGVDKKYLKPAKPEIYEAMYMGSVIMASKINVFGSILLDEGDRELLINKLWYGMADV
- a CDS encoding ROK family protein, whose product is MDNKTEVFLGIDVGGTHVKIGLVDTKGQIIEFGKEDTGLLRKSAQGFNKAFVEVVGKYLEKNPEVKHVGIGLPGLVSKDRTTTLEIPAISELNGFNLKEALLENYPDIIFHLENDASAAALGEFHFGKGNTSDDYLFITLGTGIGSALILDRKVFKGVRGNAMEVGHMLSRGNSRLEPLIGRNGILNMAKKMMEEFPDEIGEMEGQELGIHLLVASAKNNNGIALRTFAELGAILGEALVSTIRILDVTEIYFGGGISAALPFIKPQLEKTIRQYLSAYYLTDLTLSKATLENDAGTLGAAALCFMD
- a CDS encoding alanine/glycine:cation symporter family protein codes for the protein MESIIHALNNIIWSNALIVLCLGVGIYFSFVTKFLQIRYFKEMIKLLFGGESSDKGVTSFQAFAIAISGRVGTGNIAGVATAIAMGGPGAIFWMWIIAFLGSASAFIEATLGQMFKEVKDGQYRGGPAFYIEKGLGIRWYAVLFAFATILSTAFFLPGVQSNSIAISVENAFNVPVWITGLVICGFLALIIFGGVKRIGKVAQIVVPFMAAAYIIMAIIIMAMNFTEIPGVIKLIITSAFNAEATFGGIFGMAISWGIKRGIYSNEAGQGTAPHAAAAAEVSHPVKQGLVQAFSVYVDTLFICTATAFMILFTGQYNVINPEGGFLVENLPGVTYGPEFTQYAISEHFPNLGAGFIAISLAFFAFTTIMAYYYIAETNLSFLQKDQHRDWPLFALRALLLIATFYGTVRTAELAWTLGDIGVGIMAWLNMIAIILLRKPAMAALKDYVDQRKKGLDPTFDSNSLDIKNIKEWDKIN
- a CDS encoding CvfB family protein: MKELGVISTLPINRFTDNGAYLALSDGNELLIPKRYLSGEEKEGDLKEVFIYTDSEDRPVAVTDKPLALLDQFAVMEVKDVTSIGAFLDWGLEKDLFLPNSEMRQPVSPGDKVLVVVCVDHRTSRLIAVSKYEDFILSDTSGFKVGEEVSALIFDLSDLGYKVLVNGFYEGLIYANEVFKPLEVGDTVRAFIKKIREDNKIDLIITPIGRQKFDEGADHIYDKLKEDGFIPLTDKSSPEEIKEAFGMSKKHFKQCIGQLYRKKMIVIKEDGIYKV